In Desulfomonile tiedjei DSM 6799, a genomic segment contains:
- a CDS encoding spermidine synthase, translating into MNAVSMRYGFFLAAIFLISFVAVGWQIVLMRCLLIARYHHFSFLVISCALLGFGAGGAILALGGAWFEKNSENVLRWGTLVFALCLPASFKVGELLPLNVYFPPIAWGSTIAWWTLFWVVHSLPFLLAGLLIGLALMAGKEEVPGIYASNLAGSAAGAIGSIVLLARFPANGLVLVLSLVVLVSGLFLLFAARTGSAAYSWVLAGTAIIVSAGFALPPDRSFPLNVDQYKPLAYVQQLEKQGAAERLISRSGPRGRIDVFSSSLFHSLLALSSREAPPPMDMLLVDGFQVGSILDIKSEKDARFLDSALYSLPYKIIAPKRVLILGETGGVHIWAARLTPADSITVVQPDANIVRVLREHASHVFDDPRVRIGVQEPRAFLDSTDEVFDVIQFAGLEGFAAGSGGIGGLREDYLATVEGYGKSLSRLSERGIACVVRGIQEPARDNLKIIATWIEALERAGAKAPGNHLLLARDELSFVTLVGRSEFTDTEVNAFREAARKMSWEVEWFPGIRPEDTNKIHVLPGPGGKSWYHEAVNKLLPTNREEFLDTWLFRIEPARDDSPFFYDFFKWRSLARLAEVFGPLWPARAEMGFLVLLISLLWAITFASILIPGPAILLIRSAEGPSFRYVISLAGYFGCLGIGFMFVEMSFVQIFTRFFGDPVIAAGVVVGTFLFFAGIGSFCSSSVSRSIPGGIVSVGCIISLFVLAFTFAFPLLLESAAGASEFCKYSIGIGVMAIPAFFMGMPFPSGLMKVHENAAPAVPLAWAINGFASVISACAAVLIAMVWGFDALLVSAAAVYVIAGSLFRQIGNRGFLQGDSPCYSPLNQKGIK; encoded by the coding sequence ATGAATGCTGTTTCGATGCGGTACGGGTTTTTTCTTGCCGCGATTTTCCTTATTTCGTTCGTCGCGGTGGGATGGCAGATCGTACTGATGCGCTGTCTGCTTATCGCGCGCTATCATCATTTCTCATTTCTCGTGATCAGTTGTGCGCTGCTGGGGTTTGGTGCGGGTGGAGCAATACTCGCATTGGGTGGGGCATGGTTTGAGAAGAACTCTGAGAATGTGCTGAGATGGGGGACTCTCGTTTTCGCTTTGTGTCTTCCGGCCAGTTTCAAGGTCGGGGAATTGCTCCCTTTGAATGTCTATTTTCCGCCTATAGCGTGGGGAAGCACCATTGCCTGGTGGACGCTCTTCTGGGTCGTCCATAGTCTGCCTTTTCTTTTGGCCGGATTGCTCATAGGACTTGCCCTCATGGCGGGAAAAGAGGAAGTACCGGGAATCTACGCATCCAATCTCGCCGGGAGTGCTGCTGGAGCGATCGGGTCCATAGTGCTACTCGCACGTTTTCCAGCCAACGGGCTTGTGCTGGTTCTGTCGCTTGTGGTCCTCGTATCAGGCTTGTTCCTTCTCTTCGCGGCCCGGACAGGAAGTGCTGCGTACTCGTGGGTTCTTGCAGGGACGGCAATCATCGTTTCGGCTGGGTTTGCCCTGCCCCCCGACCGGTCGTTCCCGCTCAACGTGGATCAGTACAAACCCTTGGCTTACGTGCAGCAATTGGAGAAACAGGGAGCTGCTGAAAGGCTGATATCGCGATCCGGTCCGAGAGGTCGAATAGATGTGTTCTCGAGCTCGCTATTCCATTCGCTGCTTGCTCTCAGTTCTCGGGAAGCGCCTCCTCCCATGGATATGCTCCTGGTGGACGGATTCCAGGTCGGATCCATTCTCGACATAAAATCAGAGAAGGACGCACGGTTTCTTGACAGCGCTCTTTACTCCCTGCCCTACAAGATAATCGCACCCAAACGAGTTCTGATTCTGGGAGAAACCGGGGGAGTTCACATCTGGGCGGCACGGCTCACACCGGCCGATTCGATTACCGTGGTTCAGCCGGATGCCAATATCGTCAGAGTCCTGCGGGAGCACGCGAGCCATGTGTTCGACGATCCCCGTGTACGGATCGGCGTACAGGAACCTCGGGCGTTTCTCGATTCAACCGATGAGGTATTCGATGTCATACAATTTGCCGGACTGGAAGGATTTGCCGCAGGCTCAGGCGGCATAGGAGGGCTGCGGGAAGACTATTTGGCTACCGTCGAGGGATATGGCAAGAGCCTCTCCCGGCTTTCGGAAAGGGGAATTGCTTGCGTGGTACGGGGAATACAGGAGCCTGCCCGGGATAATCTCAAGATTATTGCAACCTGGATAGAAGCTCTGGAGAGAGCGGGAGCAAAGGCGCCCGGTAATCACCTGCTGCTTGCACGGGACGAGCTTTCCTTTGTGACCCTGGTAGGAAGATCGGAATTCACCGATACCGAGGTGAATGCTTTCCGAGAGGCAGCTCGAAAAATGTCGTGGGAAGTTGAATGGTTTCCTGGAATACGGCCTGAAGACACAAATAAGATTCACGTGCTTCCCGGACCGGGTGGGAAATCCTGGTATCACGAAGCGGTCAATAAGCTGCTCCCAACGAATCGTGAAGAATTCCTCGACACCTGGCTCTTTCGCATCGAACCGGCGCGTGACGACAGTCCTTTCTTCTACGATTTTTTCAAATGGAGATCGTTGGCGCGCCTGGCGGAAGTATTCGGTCCGTTGTGGCCTGCCCGGGCTGAAATGGGTTTTCTCGTGCTGCTGATCTCATTGTTATGGGCAATCACTTTCGCTTCGATATTGATTCCCGGTCCGGCGATCCTGCTGATTCGAAGTGCAGAAGGTCCGTCGTTCAGGTACGTGATCTCTTTGGCGGGTTACTTCGGATGTCTGGGAATTGGGTTCATGTTCGTGGAGATGAGTTTTGTTCAGATCTTCACACGTTTCTTCGGCGATCCCGTGATCGCTGCGGGAGTGGTGGTAGGAACGTTTCTCTTTTTTGCAGGAATAGGCAGTTTCTGTTCGTCTTCCGTTTCACGCAGTATCCCTGGGGGGATTGTTTCCGTGGGGTGCATTATAAGTCTTTTTGTGCTCGCTTTTACTTTTGCATTCCCCCTTCTTCTCGAGTCTGCAGCCGGAGCCTCCGAATTCTGCAAATATTCCATTGGAATAGGAGTCATGGCGATTCCCGCTTTCTTCATGGGAATGCCCTTCCCCTCCGGATTGATGAAGGTGCACGAAAATGCTGCCCCCGCAGTTCCCCTTGCATGGGCGATCAATGGATTCGCATCAGTCATATCGGCATGCGCGGCAGTCCTGATTGCCATGGTGTGGGGGTTCGACGCACTCCTGGTTTCTGCAGCAGCGGTATATGTGATTGCAGGAAGTTTATTCCGCCAAATAGGAAATCGTGGCTTCTTGCAGGGGGATTCCCCTTGCTATTCACCTTTGAATCAAAAAGGTATCAAATAG
- a CDS encoding PTS sugar transporter subunit IIC gives MFYDALLAGTLGGLLWLDRFQVFQIMISRPLVAAPLIGFALGDFTVGLAAGLLYEVLWLDRPPVGGYVPPDVTIASVSTAAVAVIVKQTSSVSITAVVFLSFLILLPLAFAGARLDYLVRLGLGGLAQKAEKSLADGFGPPLSRYFFGGLLLGFGCAFGMIFMAVLAGATLVDIFITWFPVPAQRALELGYYSVPLVGAMELLQGFAEKRHIALFMAGLITALAGGLLVGI, from the coding sequence ATGTTTTATGACGCATTGCTGGCCGGAACCCTCGGAGGCTTGCTTTGGTTGGACAGGTTCCAGGTCTTTCAAATCATGATCTCGAGACCGCTCGTGGCAGCGCCTTTGATCGGGTTCGCCCTTGGAGATTTCACAGTCGGCCTTGCAGCAGGGCTCCTGTATGAGGTCTTGTGGTTGGACAGGCCGCCGGTTGGAGGATATGTTCCGCCGGATGTCACCATCGCTTCAGTTTCCACTGCTGCGGTTGCAGTCATTGTAAAACAGACCTCTTCTGTCTCGATTACTGCAGTGGTTTTCCTCAGTTTTCTTATCCTTCTTCCCCTGGCATTTGCCGGTGCCCGATTGGATTATCTGGTCAGGCTCGGACTGGGCGGTCTGGCACAAAAAGCCGAAAAGTCTCTGGCTGACGGCTTTGGACCGCCTCTATCCCGATATTTCTTCGGAGGCTTGCTGCTCGGGTTCGGCTGTGCATTTGGTATGATCTTCATGGCGGTACTTGCAGGAGCTACCCTGGTGGATATCTTTATTACGTGGTTTCCTGTACCGGCTCAGCGTGCGCTCGAGTTGGGCTACTATTCCGTCCCTCTGGTGGGAGCAATGGAATTATTACAGGGATTCGCCGAAAAGAGACATATTGCGTTGTTTATGGCAGGTCTGATAACTGCTTTGGCGGGAGGGCTGCTGGTTGGTATCTAG
- the menA gene encoding 1,4-dihydroxy-2-naphthoate octaprenyltransferase → MTHERLGAWIQASRVPFFVATLIPLTLGGVVAARAGAWNTGRWTIVLIASFLVHLCTNLANDYFDYETGADSGESIGGSRVIQEGKIAPQEIRNALILLYTIAFACGVWIVWASGVWWLAGVMGFSFFSSVFYTAPPIRYGYLGLGELFVGINMGPIMVGGTAAAVAGGSIEKAWAVSIPIGLMVAMILYYQSLPDIKTDKSVGKRTIAVRLGNPAAIWGFRVFAAASLISIAGLVLFGVVHPVALLSLVTILQVYGIDRMIRMSRDWQDLHDRGGRMRLFYLTNGLLLILAAALS, encoded by the coding sequence GTGACCCACGAGCGTTTAGGTGCATGGATTCAGGCAAGTCGTGTTCCTTTTTTCGTTGCAACGCTCATTCCCCTCACTCTCGGTGGAGTCGTGGCTGCTCGGGCAGGCGCATGGAATACGGGACGCTGGACCATCGTTCTGATTGCTTCTTTTCTTGTCCATCTGTGTACGAATCTGGCGAACGACTATTTCGATTATGAAACCGGCGCGGATTCAGGCGAATCCATCGGGGGAAGCAGAGTCATTCAGGAAGGCAAGATCGCTCCCCAAGAAATCCGGAATGCTCTCATCCTTCTGTACACAATAGCGTTCGCATGCGGAGTCTGGATTGTGTGGGCATCGGGAGTCTGGTGGCTTGCAGGTGTAATGGGGTTTTCTTTTTTCTCAAGCGTTTTCTATACCGCTCCGCCTATTCGATATGGATATCTCGGACTGGGGGAACTCTTTGTAGGGATCAATATGGGACCCATCATGGTCGGGGGAACAGCGGCTGCCGTTGCAGGAGGTTCCATCGAGAAAGCCTGGGCGGTTTCGATCCCCATTGGTCTCATGGTTGCGATGATTCTCTATTACCAATCTCTTCCCGATATCAAGACGGATAAGAGTGTAGGCAAGCGCACCATAGCCGTACGTCTGGGGAACCCGGCCGCAATCTGGGGGTTCAGAGTCTTTGCTGCAGCTTCGTTGATCTCCATTGCCGGGCTCGTACTTTTTGGGGTGGTCCACCCCGTAGCACTCCTGTCCCTTGTGACGATCCTTCAGGTATATGGAATAGACCGTATGATTCGAATGAGCCGGGACTGGCAGGATTTGCACGATCGGGGCGGGCGCATGCGCCTGTTTTATCTCACGAACGGATTGTTGTTGATCCTGGCCGCTGCACTGTCTTGA
- a CDS encoding ABC transporter permease — MTNSRTSYFWGVLVLLAIWQIGAWIAGEMVLAGPFTVLRKLVSEAGTRKFWLHVSTSWMRVLASLAISFITAVPLGLLLGSNPRADRLASPLIYLTYPVPKIVLLPLVLLIFGLGDMGKIAMLSLILFYQLLITTRDAARSVPRSARYALFSLGGTKRHLFAHVIWPSTLPSVFTALRIATGTVVAVLFFVESIGTRYGMGFYILDAWGRGDVPQIFVGIVVLALMGVVLYETFDILERVFCKWNQL; from the coding sequence ATGACGAATTCCCGTACAAGCTACTTCTGGGGAGTTCTCGTTCTGCTGGCGATCTGGCAAATCGGCGCGTGGATAGCTGGAGAAATGGTCCTGGCCGGACCGTTCACGGTCCTGCGAAAACTCGTGAGCGAGGCCGGCACGCGAAAGTTTTGGCTCCATGTGAGCACTTCATGGATGCGGGTGCTTGCCTCGCTGGCGATCTCCTTCATTACTGCAGTACCTCTTGGATTACTGCTCGGGTCGAATCCACGAGCGGATCGTCTTGCCAGTCCATTGATTTATTTGACCTATCCGGTTCCGAAAATCGTTTTGCTCCCCCTGGTGCTGCTGATTTTCGGTCTTGGCGATATGGGCAAAATTGCCATGCTCTCACTGATTCTCTTTTACCAATTGCTTATTACGACACGTGATGCGGCGCGATCCGTGCCCCGTTCAGCCAGATATGCACTTTTTAGCCTGGGGGGAACTAAGCGGCATCTGTTTGCCCACGTGATATGGCCGTCCACGCTTCCGTCGGTATTCACCGCATTGAGAATCGCTACAGGAACCGTCGTTGCCGTGCTATTCTTCGTCGAATCCATCGGTACGCGATACGGCATGGGATTTTACATACTGGACGCATGGGGCAGGGGCGACGTGCCTCAGATATTTGTAGGAATAGTCGTTCTGGCCCTTATGGGCGTTGTTCTGTACGAAACCTTCGATATTCTTGAAAGAGTCTTCTGTAAATGGAACCAGCTTTAG
- the rimI gene encoding ribosomal protein S18-alanine N-acetyltransferase — protein sequence MYDILDITPEPMTAEDLDEVLSIEAVSFPTPWSRQMFLDELAHRHSRLIVFRESGQIVGYMCFWQVLDEAHLFNIAVADTKRGRGIGFKIMQHLEEICRGNGMNRIILEVARRNSAARALYKKAGFNSVGFRKKYYAVVDDDAFVMEKWLGNQTESAPQNSEEIAR from the coding sequence ATGTACGACATTCTCGACATAACGCCTGAACCGATGACTGCCGAAGATCTGGACGAAGTCTTGAGCATCGAGGCTGTCTCTTTTCCAACCCCCTGGTCGCGACAAATGTTTCTCGACGAACTGGCCCACAGGCATTCGCGACTGATCGTGTTCAGGGAGTCCGGGCAAATTGTGGGGTACATGTGTTTCTGGCAAGTCCTCGATGAGGCTCACCTGTTCAATATCGCGGTTGCCGACACAAAGCGAGGCCGCGGTATTGGTTTCAAGATCATGCAACACCTCGAAGAGATCTGCAGGGGGAACGGCATGAATCGTATTATCCTCGAGGTCGCACGACGGAATTCCGCTGCTCGAGCGCTCTACAAGAAAGCAGGATTCAACTCCGTCGGGTTTCGGAAGAAATACTATGCAGTGGTCGATGACGATGCTTTTGTCATGGAAAAATGGTTGGGTAACCAGACAGAATCAGCACCCCAGAATTCGGAAGAAATTGCGCGCTGA
- a CDS encoding ABC transporter substrate-binding protein, whose protein sequence is MRIRTILTLSALVLSVFIPYSGAQAQEKIRFGVLPVLQALPLFVAQDNKLFEKNGIQVELIPFNTATEKDVALTTGNIDGYFGDLLTAVVLQANRHNVRIVATSYDTRKDKRMFAVLGKPKCEYKSVSDLAGIPVAISSNSVIDFVTERLLTGNGVPQDKVAVVEAKNIGLRMQMLLSGQVEAATLPEPLATAAIGKGAILLADDSKLGESQTVLVFSGGYLDKKPAAVKAFLMAQNEASKLINENPDSARTTMVEHVRLPEHLKASYPVPRFPELAAPEKDNVQTIIQWLTKKGVISESLTYEQVVNASYLP, encoded by the coding sequence ATGCGGATTCGCACAATTTTAACTTTGTCTGCACTGGTGCTTTCAGTTTTCATCCCATACAGTGGGGCCCAGGCACAGGAGAAGATACGCTTCGGCGTGCTTCCCGTACTTCAGGCGCTGCCTTTGTTTGTCGCCCAGGACAACAAACTCTTCGAGAAGAACGGGATCCAAGTGGAATTGATCCCGTTCAACACGGCAACAGAAAAGGACGTGGCACTTACTACGGGAAACATTGACGGCTACTTTGGCGACCTGTTAACTGCTGTCGTCCTCCAGGCGAATCGGCATAACGTAAGAATCGTTGCGACAAGCTATGACACTCGCAAGGATAAGCGCATGTTTGCAGTCCTGGGTAAACCGAAATGCGAGTATAAGTCGGTGAGCGATTTGGCTGGTATTCCGGTGGCCATCTCATCGAATTCCGTTATCGATTTCGTGACGGAGCGGCTCCTCACCGGAAATGGAGTGCCTCAGGATAAAGTAGCAGTGGTTGAAGCCAAGAACATCGGGCTGAGAATGCAGATGTTACTTTCCGGTCAGGTCGAAGCAGCGACGCTCCCGGAACCTCTGGCAACGGCAGCAATCGGGAAAGGGGCCATCCTTCTCGCGGATGACTCGAAACTGGGTGAAAGCCAGACAGTGCTGGTTTTTTCCGGCGGATATCTGGACAAGAAACCTGCTGCGGTCAAAGCGTTTCTTATGGCTCAAAATGAAGCAAGCAAGCTCATAAACGAGAACCCGGATTCCGCCCGGACCACCATGGTCGAGCATGTCAGGCTGCCCGAACATCTCAAGGCGAGTTATCCGGTTCCTCGATTTCCGGAACTCGCAGCGCCTGAAAAAGACAATGTTCAGACGATTATCCAATGGCTTACCAAGAAAGGTGTAATTTCGGAATCGCTCACATACGAGCAGGTTGTGAATGCTTCATACCTCCCATGA
- a CDS encoding PTS system mannose/fructose/N-acetylgalactosamine-transporter subunit IIB, translating into MPIVLVRVDERLIHGQVLEGWVPSTRAEELFIANDALADDLIQQEILSSAVPFSVKVVIDSVDRIASLLMRENERDVRRMILVDNPLDALRLKKLGVNFDRLNLGNLTANSAVASLSRSVILGNDSLRALLNIVEEGVRVHIQSVPFEKSVDFCEVCDCLPEER; encoded by the coding sequence ATGCCCATAGTCCTCGTACGAGTTGACGAGAGGCTCATACACGGACAAGTCCTGGAAGGGTGGGTCCCTTCCACCAGGGCAGAGGAATTATTCATTGCGAATGATGCCCTGGCCGATGATCTCATACAACAGGAAATTCTTTCATCTGCGGTCCCATTTTCCGTCAAAGTCGTGATCGACAGTGTCGATCGGATTGCCTCGTTGCTCATGCGTGAAAACGAGAGAGACGTGAGACGCATGATCCTCGTGGACAATCCCCTTGACGCCCTCAGGCTCAAAAAACTGGGAGTGAACTTCGACCGCCTCAACCTGGGCAACTTAACTGCAAACAGCGCTGTAGCTTCTTTGAGCAGATCCGTGATACTGGGCAATGACAGTCTTCGGGCACTTTTGAACATTGTTGAGGAAGGGGTGCGCGTGCATATTCAGAGTGTGCCTTTTGAAAAGTCTGTTGATTTTTGCGAGGTGTGCGATTGCCTGCCCGAAGAGAGGTGA
- the ubiE gene encoding bifunctional demethylmenaquinone methyltransferase/2-methoxy-6-polyprenyl-1,4-benzoquinol methylase UbiE, whose protein sequence is MEPALENKPLKQWTDQERIHAVKRIFNTISPHYDLLNRIMSARRDVSWRRFVVKRLPEDAKTILDVATGTGDLAIEIAASRDRKVFGADFVENMMRLAIEKTNDRNLSEKISYTAADALHLPFPDNTFDAATVAFGIRNMPDRLAAIKEMKRVVRPQGKILVLEMTFPRNLRLRRFFTWYLNNVIPFVGGLISGNKSAYTYLPDSIQDFLHPDDLTDLFDRAGLKSVKAFPLTFGLTYLHEGYVS, encoded by the coding sequence ATGGAACCAGCTTTAGAAAACAAACCTTTGAAACAATGGACGGATCAGGAACGAATTCACGCGGTAAAACGCATTTTCAACACCATCAGCCCGCATTACGACCTCTTGAACAGAATCATGTCCGCGCGAAGGGACGTTTCGTGGAGACGTTTCGTAGTAAAACGATTACCTGAAGATGCTAAGACCATCCTGGACGTTGCCACAGGGACCGGCGATCTTGCCATCGAAATTGCCGCAAGTCGGGACAGGAAGGTTTTCGGGGCCGATTTCGTCGAAAACATGATGCGTCTGGCAATCGAAAAGACCAACGATCGGAATCTATCCGAAAAAATCTCCTATACCGCGGCTGATGCTTTGCATTTGCCGTTTCCGGATAACACGTTCGATGCTGCAACTGTTGCATTCGGCATACGGAACATGCCGGACAGGCTTGCGGCAATTAAGGAGATGAAGCGTGTCGTCCGACCGCAGGGAAAAATCCTCGTTTTGGAAATGACCTTCCCGAGGAACCTGCGTCTCAGGCGCTTCTTTACATGGTACTTGAATAATGTGATCCCTTTTGTTGGTGGATTGATCTCGGGAAACAAGAGCGCGTACACGTACCTGCCCGACTCTATCCAGGATTTCCTCCACCCGGACGATCTGACCGACCTGTTCGACAGGGCCGGACTGAAATCCGTGAAAGCGTTTCCGCTGACCTTTGGTTTGACGTATCTTCACGAGGGATACGTATCGTGA
- a CDS encoding ABC transporter ATP-binding protein: MLHTSHELMGCIAAAKMYLTDNGPIPALSATDFALCPGETAAIVGPSGCGKSTLLLLMAGLEQPTSGHLLFKGEPLRRPHREIALVLQDYGLFPWKSVRDNVELGLKIRNEPIEEDRTNELLTELDIGEKGSVYPQQLSGGQKQRVALARALILKPSLLLLDEPFAALDTLTRERLQDLVADLWGKLGFGMVVVTHNIQEAVRLGRRILVMGGTPGKVLETVENPLGCTENYRGTDIFYEMYKQVRGLLEQNG; the protein is encoded by the coding sequence ATGCTTCATACCTCCCATGAACTCATGGGCTGCATTGCGGCAGCCAAAATGTATCTCACTGACAACGGTCCGATTCCGGCACTGAGCGCGACCGATTTTGCCCTATGTCCCGGTGAGACAGCGGCAATTGTAGGGCCGTCAGGTTGTGGCAAATCCACCTTGCTCTTACTCATGGCAGGACTCGAACAACCTACTTCGGGACACCTGCTCTTTAAGGGTGAACCTTTACGCAGGCCTCATCGGGAAATAGCGCTGGTCCTCCAGGATTACGGCCTCTTCCCGTGGAAGTCGGTGCGGGACAATGTGGAACTCGGCCTCAAGATACGCAACGAGCCTATCGAAGAAGACCGGACGAACGAGCTTCTCACCGAACTGGATATCGGAGAAAAAGGCTCGGTTTATCCCCAACAGCTTTCAGGCGGTCAAAAGCAACGGGTCGCACTTGCCCGCGCCCTGATCCTGAAACCGTCACTGCTGTTGCTCGACGAGCCGTTTGCAGCACTGGATACCTTGACCCGAGAGCGGCTTCAGGACCTTGTGGCGGATCTATGGGGTAAGCTCGGATTCGGCATGGTCGTTGTCACGCACAATATTCAGGAAGCGGTGCGGCTCGGTCGAAGAATTCTCGTCATGGGAGGCACTCCGGGCAAGGTGCTCGAAACGGTCGAGAATCCTCTAGGGTGTACAGAAAATTATCGCGGGACCGACATATTTTATGAAATGTACAAACAGGTACGCGGTCTTCTGGAGCAGAACGGATGA
- a CDS encoding TetR/AcrR family transcriptional regulator: MHDHSESGTELFKNLPLEKREKVFDAAVAEFASKGYRNASMNSLVRAAGISKGSIFQYFRTKRNLFDAVLELAVDQVKNYLRKVRSDTEEMPFPVRLGTLLRSGFAFIDKHPLLSAIYFQLLQSGDAPFGTERILRLRKLGNEFLTEMLDEAISRGEVRSDLDRQKAAFLVNSLMETLLRAYYTEFLDSGLGLYKGSVQNREAWIETAVAFIVSGLGNGSSDKVCEQGRK, translated from the coding sequence ATGCACGACCATTCAGAATCCGGAACAGAGCTTTTCAAAAATCTTCCCCTGGAAAAAAGGGAAAAAGTCTTTGACGCTGCTGTGGCAGAATTCGCTTCAAAAGGCTACAGAAATGCTTCCATGAATTCACTGGTGCGAGCTGCTGGAATCAGCAAGGGAAGCATATTTCAATATTTTAGGACCAAGCGGAACCTTTTCGATGCAGTTCTGGAACTCGCTGTGGATCAGGTGAAGAATTATTTACGCAAAGTGCGTTCCGATACTGAAGAGATGCCTTTTCCGGTACGTCTGGGAACACTGCTCAGGTCGGGATTTGCGTTTATAGATAAGCATCCTCTTCTGTCTGCCATCTATTTTCAGCTCCTCCAGTCTGGTGATGCTCCATTCGGCACGGAGAGGATACTTCGGTTGCGCAAGCTCGGAAATGAGTTCCTTACTGAAATGTTGGATGAAGCGATTTCCCGCGGTGAAGTGCGATCGGATCTCGACCGGCAAAAGGCGGCATTCCTGGTGAACTCTCTTATGGAGACTCTCCTGAGGGCTTATTACACGGAATTTCTGGATTCGGGGCTCGGTTTGTACAAAGGGTCTGTTCAGAATCGAGAGGCATGGATAGAAACGGCGGTTGCATTCATTGTGTCCGGTTTGGGTAACGGATCTTCAGATAAAGTCTGTGAACAAGGGAGGAAATAA
- a CDS encoding PTS sugar transporter subunit IIA translates to MIGILVLTHGELGQQFINTARLIGLNSEDSLIALSIDPGDSPDSLRNQIADSIKKVGQGNGVLILTDLFGGTPTNLSLAFLQEGSVEVVTGLNLPMIIKAVNSRNEQDLTGLAKLVADAGKENIYLAGEFLRRRMK, encoded by the coding sequence ATGATTGGAATACTTGTGCTGACCCATGGCGAGTTGGGACAGCAGTTCATCAATACCGCTCGTTTAATAGGATTGAATTCTGAAGATTCGTTAATAGCTTTGAGTATAGATCCCGGTGATTCACCGGATTCTCTGAGAAATCAGATTGCCGACTCCATCAAGAAGGTCGGTCAGGGTAACGGTGTGTTAATTCTAACGGATTTGTTCGGAGGCACTCCAACGAATCTCTCGCTGGCTTTTCTCCAGGAGGGAAGCGTTGAAGTAGTCACCGGATTGAACCTTCCCATGATCATTAAAGCAGTCAACTCACGAAACGAACAGGATCTGACCGGCCTGGCAAAACTCGTTGCGGATGCGGGCAAAGAGAACATATACCTCGCAGGCGAGTTTTTGAGACGGAGAATGAAATGA
- a CDS encoding protein-L-isoaspartate(D-aspartate) O-methyltransferase: MYNCPQNRQHVFCFTRVAALLAFLIVCSIDILVSAQSLPVSEMQQERKRMVETQFKGLGRTPIENAAVLQAMLTVPRHLFVPSSHRRLSYEDTPLPIGFGQTISQPYIVALMTQALGVEPGMKVLEIGTGSGYQAAVLAQITPHVYTVEIIEELYRSASKRLQDLGYSSVVVRQGDGYFGLSEGAPYDRIIVTCAALHIPAPLFDQLKPGGKMIIPVGGGFETQRLLLVSKDQQGGRTSQTLELVRFVPLLRGTH; the protein is encoded by the coding sequence ATGTATAACTGTCCGCAAAATCGACAACATGTTTTTTGCTTTACCCGGGTTGCCGCACTATTGGCATTCCTGATCGTCTGCTCGATTGACATCCTTGTATCCGCACAATCTCTACCCGTTTCCGAAATGCAGCAGGAACGCAAGCGCATGGTGGAGACTCAGTTCAAGGGTCTCGGCCGCACTCCCATAGAAAACGCTGCAGTGCTGCAAGCTATGCTCACGGTTCCTCGTCATCTGTTCGTGCCGAGCAGTCACAGGCGGTTGTCATATGAAGACACTCCTTTGCCCATAGGATTCGGTCAGACCATTTCCCAGCCGTACATCGTTGCTCTCATGACTCAGGCGCTGGGAGTGGAACCGGGAATGAAGGTTCTCGAAATCGGTACCGGCTCCGGATATCAGGCTGCAGTTCTGGCACAGATTACGCCTCACGTGTACACGGTGGAAATTATCGAAGAGCTGTACCGGTCGGCATCCAAGCGACTTCAGGATCTGGGCTATTCATCCGTCGTCGTTCGCCAGGGGGATGGATACTTCGGCCTGAGCGAGGGTGCTCCCTATGATCGCATCATTGTAACCTGTGCAGCATTGCACATACCTGCCCCCCTGTTCGATCAGCTCAAGCCCGGAGGCAAAATGATTATCCCGGTGGGGGGCGGTTTCGAAACGCAAAGACTCCTGCTCGTGTCAAAAGACCAGCAGGGTGGCCGTACTTCACAGACTCTGGAACTCGTACGATTCGTTCCCCTGCTCCGTGGAACACATTGA